A single region of the Acetivibrio cellulolyticus CD2 genome encodes:
- a CDS encoding ribonucleoside triphosphate reductase has protein sequence MIKTIIKRNGREEKFQPEKITWAIFKAASACGGDDFTKAEGICRQVMDLAELTYKDTTPTVEEIQDTVEKVLIENGHAKTAKAFILYREKRKSARDLNALVGATIDMFSDYLGDRDWNIKENANTQKSVNGLNNYVRETFTKKYWLHEIYPSEVREAHENGDCHIHDLGFFGPYCAGWDLRQLLLDGFGGVEGKVESKPAKHLRSFLGQIVNSTFTTQGETAGAQAWSSIDTYCAPFIRYDNMTYDQVRQCLQEFIFNINVPTRVGFQCPFSNLTFDITVPSTLKDEPVIIGGSYMDESYKDFQKEMDIFNRAFCDVMLEGDSKGRVFTFPIPTINITKSFDWNNPVVDEFMKITCKYGIPYFANYVNSDLSPEDAVSMCCRLRLDTTELRKRGGGLFGSNPLTGSVGVFTINLARIGYLSKSESEFKARLWKIANIGKTSLEIKRKIIEQQSEKGLYPYSTHYLRHVKQRTDEFWYNHFNTIGIIGMNEALLNFMNKDITTKEGQAFSIEIMNYLREVLVDFQNETGHFYNLEATPAEGTSYRLAQLDKKKYPNIITAGKDTPYYTNSTQLPVEYTDDIFEALELQDELQSLYTGGTVQHLYLGESIEDIEVCKKLIQKVFVNYKMPYISITPTFSICADHGYIKGEHYTCPECGANTEVWSRVTGYLRPVANFNIGKKEEYTGRKKFVLAEKIS, from the coding sequence ATGATTAAAACAATTATTAAAAGGAACGGAAGAGAAGAAAAATTTCAGCCGGAGAAAATTACATGGGCAATTTTCAAGGCTGCATCAGCATGTGGAGGAGACGATTTTACTAAAGCGGAAGGCATTTGCAGGCAGGTTATGGATTTGGCTGAGCTTACATATAAAGATACGACACCAACAGTAGAAGAAATACAGGATACTGTTGAGAAGGTTTTAATAGAAAACGGTCATGCTAAAACAGCGAAGGCTTTTATATTATACAGGGAAAAGAGAAAAAGTGCCAGGGATCTTAATGCTCTTGTAGGAGCAACAATAGATATGTTTTCGGACTATCTTGGAGACAGGGATTGGAATATAAAAGAGAATGCCAATACCCAGAAAAGTGTCAATGGCCTTAATAACTATGTAAGAGAGACCTTTACCAAAAAGTACTGGCTGCATGAGATATACCCTTCTGAAGTCCGGGAAGCACACGAAAATGGTGACTGCCATATTCATGATCTGGGCTTTTTCGGTCCGTATTGTGCCGGGTGGGACTTAAGACAGCTTTTACTTGATGGATTCGGCGGGGTTGAAGGAAAAGTAGAGAGCAAACCGGCCAAGCATCTAAGGTCGTTTTTAGGCCAAATCGTAAACTCGACTTTCACTACACAGGGTGAAACAGCCGGGGCTCAAGCATGGTCCAGCATTGATACGTATTGTGCGCCATTTATACGTTATGATAATATGACCTATGATCAGGTAAGACAGTGCCTTCAAGAATTTATATTTAATATAAATGTTCCTACAAGAGTAGGGTTTCAGTGTCCTTTTTCCAATTTGACCTTTGATATAACTGTGCCATCCACACTCAAAGATGAACCGGTTATAATTGGAGGAAGTTACATGGATGAAAGTTACAAGGATTTTCAGAAGGAAATGGACATTTTCAACAGGGCATTTTGTGATGTAATGTTAGAGGGAGATTCAAAGGGCAGAGTATTTACTTTCCCGATTCCTACTATTAATATCACAAAAAGTTTTGACTGGAACAATCCTGTAGTTGATGAATTTATGAAAATAACTTGCAAATACGGCATTCCTTACTTTGCAAATTATGTAAATTCGGATCTTTCTCCGGAAGATGCTGTTTCAATGTGCTGCCGTCTGAGACTTGATACGACTGAACTGAGGAAAAGGGGCGGAGGTTTGTTTGGAAGTAATCCGCTTACAGGTTCGGTAGGAGTCTTTACAATAAACCTTGCTAGAATCGGATACCTTTCAAAGTCAGAAAGTGAGTTTAAAGCAAGGCTATGGAAGATTGCAAATATAGGAAAGACATCTTTGGAGATTAAAAGAAAAATTATAGAACAGCAATCGGAAAAAGGCTTGTACCCTTATTCCACGCATTATTTAAGACATGTTAAGCAAAGAACAGATGAATTTTGGTACAACCATTTCAATACAATCGGTATTATTGGGATGAATGAAGCACTGTTGAATTTTATGAATAAGGATATAACTACAAAAGAAGGTCAGGCGTTTTCAATTGAAATAATGAATTACCTTAGAGAAGTACTTGTAGATTTCCAAAATGAGACCGGGCATTTTTACAATCTCGAAGCTACTCCGGCAGAAGGTACTTCTTACAGACTTGCTCAACTTGACAAAAAGAAGTATCCAAACATTATCACAGCCGGAAAAGATACGCCATACTATACAAATTCGACGCAGCTTCCGGTTGAATATACTGATGACATATTTGAAGCATTAGAACTCCAGGATGAACTCCAATCGCTCTATACAGGCGGAACAGTCCAGCATTTGTATCTTGGCGAAAGCATAGAGGATATTGAAGTTTGCAAAAAGCTTATTCAAAAGGTATTTGTAAATTATAAAATGCCATATATATCTATAACACCAACATTCAGTATATGCGCAGACCATGGTTATATAAAAGGTGAGCATTATACCTGCCCTGAATGTGGAGCAAATACGGAAGTATGGTCAAGGGTAACAGGATATTTAAGGCCTGTAGCTAACTTTAACATCGGAAAGAAAGAAGAATATACAGGTAGAAAGAAATTTGTATTGGCGGAGAAGATATCATGA
- a CDS encoding anaerobic ribonucleoside-triphosphate reductase activating protein has translation MRIAGLQKNSFVDYPGKMCAVLFTPGCNMDCFYCHNRALVEGGHENITDADEVLSFLEKRKGFLEGVVVSGGEPTLQKGLLPFLKDVKRLGYSIKLDTNGTNPDVVENVLHKGLIDYIAMDFKAPYEKYNEICRTEVDIGNVMRSVDLLINSGIDYEFRTTLAPGLDSKDIVEIAEEISGARLYVLQKCRNGSTEGIGYSAESVAYLVGRINRIVKRVETRGITFCA, from the coding sequence ATGAGAATAGCCGGATTACAAAAGAATTCCTTTGTAGATTATCCGGGTAAGATGTGTGCTGTTCTTTTTACTCCCGGCTGCAATATGGATTGTTTCTATTGCCATAATAGGGCTTTGGTAGAAGGTGGACATGAAAATATAACTGATGCAGACGAAGTTTTATCATTTTTAGAAAAAAGAAAGGGGTTCCTTGAAGGAGTTGTTGTGAGCGGGGGAGAGCCGACACTCCAAAAGGGGCTCCTGCCCTTTTTAAAAGATGTAAAAAGGCTGGGATACTCAATAAAACTTGACACAAACGGAACTAATCCGGATGTGGTTGAGAATGTTTTGCATAAAGGACTTATTGACTATATTGCAATGGATTTTAAGGCACCGTATGAGAAATATAATGAGATCTGCAGAACGGAAGTTGATATTGGAAATGTTATGAGAAGTGTGGATTTATTGATCAACAGCGGCATAGATTATGAGTTCAGAACAACTCTTGCACCCGGACTTGATTCTAAGGATATCGTAGAGATTGCGGAGGAAATAAGCGGAGCAAGGCTTTATGTCCTGCAAAAATGCCGAAATGGGAGCACTGAGGGAATCGGGTACAGTGCAGAGTCTGTTGCTTATCTGGTTGGAAGGATAAATCGAATTGTTAAAAGAGTTGAAACAAGGGGCATAACTTTTTGTGCATAG
- the xerA gene encoding site-specific tyrosine recombinase/integron integrase codes for MFVHVKKYSEGFLSVKFPYSVENVEKIRKVDGRKWIESDKIWVIPDNEDRIKLLYRLFGKDNVFFENYEYDKDTMIALKNELKIRNYSVKTQKAYLGHVRRLLQFHKKCIDNIDKDDIKLYLLRLVDANKSAAYIDQAVSAFKFLYIDLKNIDDVDFDIKRPKREQKLPSVLNTNEVFKIIESVDNLKHRAIIMLIYSAGLRVSEAANLRIEDIDSKRNLIHIKGAKGKKDRYTLLSNAMLELLRQYFKIYRPECWLFEGQNGEKHITVRSIQKVFEKAAFKAGVKKKVSVHTLRHSFATHLLENGTDLRYIQELLGHASPSTTEIYTHVSERDFAKIQSPLDRIMNKVKL; via the coding sequence ATGTTTGTGCATGTAAAGAAGTATTCAGAAGGTTTTTTGTCTGTTAAGTTTCCATATTCAGTGGAGAATGTTGAAAAAATTAGAAAAGTTGATGGACGGAAGTGGATTGAATCTGATAAAATATGGGTAATTCCAGATAATGAGGATAGGATAAAATTATTATACAGGTTATTTGGTAAGGATAATGTCTTTTTCGAAAATTATGAGTACGACAAAGATACAATGATAGCATTGAAAAATGAGTTGAAAATTAGAAACTATAGTGTAAAAACACAAAAGGCTTATTTAGGGCATGTAAGAAGATTACTACAGTTTCATAAGAAATGTATAGATAATATAGATAAAGATGATATAAAATTGTATCTATTGAGATTAGTTGATGCAAATAAATCAGCGGCTTATATTGACCAAGCTGTAAGTGCATTCAAATTTTTGTATATCGATTTAAAAAATATTGATGACGTTGATTTTGATATCAAACGACCAAAAAGAGAACAAAAGTTACCTAGTGTATTGAATACAAATGAAGTATTTAAGATTATTGAATCAGTTGATAATTTAAAGCACAGGGCAATTATTATGCTAATTTATTCAGCGGGATTAAGAGTGAGCGAGGCTGCTAACTTGAGGATTGAAGATATCGACAGTAAAAGAAATTTGATTCATATTAAGGGTGCAAAAGGTAAAAAGGACAGATATACTCTTTTATCAAATGCGATGTTGGAATTATTAAGACAATACTTTAAGATATATAGACCAGAGTGTTGGTTGTTTGAAGGACAAAACGGAGAAAAACATATAACGGTTAGGAGTATACAGAAGGTTTTTGAAAAAGCAGCATTTAAAGCAGGTGTAAAGAAGAAAGTGTCAGTTCACACTTTAAGACATTCTTTTGCAACTCATTTACTTGAGAATGGAACTGATTTGAGATATATACAGGAATTGCTTGGTCATGCAAGTCCATCAACGACGGAAATATATACACATGTTAGCGAAAGAGATTTTGCTAAAATTCAAAGTCCATTAGACCGGATTATGAACAAAGTTAAGTTATAG
- a CDS encoding DUF4304 domain-containing protein encodes MSERKEMIKYLKDEVVPVLRNKGFKGTFPHFRRPTETHIDLMTFQFDKWGGGFVIELAVCPLTGVTLYWGKQIAPSKVTAHDVNKRYRLGSSNLNSDYWFRYDEGVLFGNKFLKVTKSVIDKLELAEQWFNELSSEINFQ; translated from the coding sequence ATGAGTGAAAGAAAGGAAATGATAAAATATTTAAAAGATGAAGTTGTTCCAGTTTTACGAAATAAGGGATTTAAGGGAACATTTCCACATTTCAGAAGGCCGACAGAAACGCATATTGATTTGATGACTTTTCAATTCGATAAATGGGGCGGCGGCTTTGTTATTGAACTTGCAGTTTGCCCGTTAACAGGAGTTACTTTATACTGGGGAAAGCAGATAGCTCCATCAAAAGTTACAGCACATGATGTAAATAAAAGATATAGATTAGGTTCAAGCAACTTGAATTCTGACTATTGGTTTCGGTATGATGAGGGTGTTTTGTTTGGAAATAAATTCTTGAAAGTCACAAAAAGTGTTATTGATAAGCTAGAATTGGCAGAGCAGTGGTTTAATGAGTTAAGTTCAGAGATAAATTTTCAATAA